In Sulfurospirillum tamanense, the following proteins share a genomic window:
- a CDS encoding TIGR03915 family putative DNA repair protein, translating into MIVVYDGTAEGFLSLVFEVYAHKLSPTHIFKSRPQSLLQIHEVRSDETHARRVLEGMKRTFSPLHVREIQQVLLCDTLAFELPLLAYVNLGFKDPKNLYDPTQESVRTVQNWARVYGRMVHRMKGFVRFEELEEGVFYAKIQTDYNILALLGHHFVERLGAQGFILHDVERGLAFVSQEREIYAVAHADVPQVSEKELTCKGLWQTFFSHVAIQNRTNPKLQQAFVPLKYRTYMSEFEGRYSSTCKH; encoded by the coding sequence ATGATAGTGGTGTATGATGGGACGGCCGAGGGATTTTTGAGCCTTGTGTTTGAAGTGTACGCCCACAAACTTTCTCCTACGCACATCTTCAAATCCCGTCCCCAAAGCCTTTTACAAATCCACGAAGTAAGAAGTGACGAAACCCACGCAAGGCGCGTTTTAGAGGGGATGAAACGCACTTTTTCGCCTTTACATGTAAGGGAAATCCAGCAGGTGCTTTTGTGCGATACCCTTGCTTTTGAACTGCCTCTTTTGGCGTATGTGAACCTAGGCTTTAAAGACCCAAAAAACCTCTACGACCCCACGCAAGAGTCTGTGCGAACAGTACAAAACTGGGCGAGGGTTTATGGGCGAATGGTGCACCGCATGAAAGGCTTTGTGCGTTTTGAAGAGCTAGAAGAGGGAGTATTCTATGCCAAAATCCAAACAGATTACAATATTCTTGCTCTTTTAGGACACCACTTTGTGGAACGCCTTGGAGCGCAAGGGTTCATCTTGCACGACGTGGAAAGAGGGCTTGCTTTTGTGAGCCAAGAGAGGGAGATTTACGCGGTTGCCCACGCGGATGTGCCACAGGTGAGCGAAAAAGAGCTTACATGTAAAGGATTGTGGCAGACCTTTTTTAGCCACGTCGCCATCCAAAACCGCACCAACCCCAAACTTCAACAGGCATTTGTGCCGCTAAAATACCGCACCTATATGAGTGAGTTTGAGGGGCGATATTCGTCTACATGTAAGCACTAA
- a CDS encoding putative DNA modification/repair radical SAM protein, with protein MGADSPTMRGVCEGVLYRFLALKLQRFHFEIKSLDTFFLGYTAPMAKTLFEKMAILSDSAKYDVSCSSSGSDQKGASLGKSHASGICHSFSADGRCISLLKVLMTNACIYECAYCINRASNAIPRAAFTPRELADITIDFYKRNYIEGLFLSSGIVKSENHTMGLLLQTLEILRFEYGFGGYIHVKLIPGCDTELIEKVVALASRVSSNIELPSSHSLALLAPNKTKEKVMQPLRAARDISLHKTSAPIPMSTQLIVGATPESDFDILRLSSALYEKALLKRVYYSAYIPINDNALLPSTLTAPPLLREHRLYQADWLLRFYGFRAEELVDEATRKLDVDLDPKTFWALRHLEHFPVEINTAPKEVLVRIPGIGVRGALKILQARKFRALDHAMLSRLGVSLKRANYFITCKGVYQKEVPLREDHIRRALLGPKKLLQPSLFDWYQGMVGGEV; from the coding sequence ATGGGTGCTGATTCTCCAACAATGCGGGGTGTATGTGAGGGCGTATTGTATCGATTTTTGGCTTTGAAACTCCAAAGATTTCATTTTGAAATAAAATCCCTAGACACTTTTTTTCTGGGCTACACTGCACCCATGGCAAAAACTCTTTTTGAAAAAATGGCGATTTTAAGTGATAGCGCCAAATACGATGTCAGTTGCAGTTCTAGCGGGAGCGACCAAAAAGGCGCGAGTCTAGGCAAATCCCATGCAAGCGGGATTTGTCACAGTTTTAGCGCCGATGGACGGTGCATTTCCTTATTGAAAGTGTTGATGACTAATGCATGCATTTACGAGTGCGCATATTGCATCAACCGCGCAAGCAATGCCATCCCACGCGCGGCCTTCACACCCCGTGAACTAGCAGATATTACCATCGATTTTTACAAGCGTAACTACATCGAAGGGTTGTTTTTAAGTTCTGGTATTGTCAAAAGCGAAAACCACACCATGGGGTTATTGCTCCAAACCTTGGAGATTTTGCGCTTTGAGTATGGTTTCGGAGGCTACATCCACGTCAAACTCATCCCAGGATGCGACACTGAACTCATCGAAAAAGTCGTCGCACTGGCCAGTCGAGTGAGTTCCAACATCGAACTGCCTAGTAGCCATTCTTTGGCGCTTCTTGCGCCTAATAAAACCAAAGAAAAAGTGATGCAACCCCTGCGTGCCGCGCGCGACATTAGCTTGCATAAAACCTCCGCGCCTATTCCTATGAGCACCCAACTCATCGTCGGGGCCACGCCTGAGAGCGATTTTGACATCTTGCGCTTAAGCAGTGCGTTGTACGAAAAAGCCTTGCTAAAGCGGGTCTATTACAGCGCGTACATTCCCATTAACGACAACGCTTTACTGCCTTCCACACTTACTGCGCCGCCGCTGTTGCGAGAGCATCGGCTTTATCAAGCGGATTGGTTGTTGCGGTTTTATGGCTTTAGGGCTGAAGAGTTGGTGGACGAAGCGACCCGAAAACTTGACGTTGACCTTGACCCCAAAACCTTTTGGGCCTTGCGCCATTTGGAGCATTTTCCCGTAGAAATCAACACGGCACCCAAGGAAGTGTTGGTACGCATTCCGGGCATCGGGGTGCGAGGAGCTTTGAAAATCTTGCAAGCAAGAAAGTTTAGAGCCTTAGACCACGCTATGCTTTCCCGCCTTGGGGTTTCTTTGAAACGGGCCAATTATTTCATTACATGTAAAGGGGTGTACCAAAAAGAAGTGCCTTTGCGCGAAGACCACATCCGCCGCGCCTTGTTGGGGCCAAAAAAACTCCTGCAACCTAGCTTGTTTGACTGGTACCAAGGCATGGTAGGAGGGGAGGTATGA
- a CDS encoding 5-(carboxyamino)imidazole ribonucleotide synthase: MNTPLNYSHLKLGIIGGGQLGKIMSQKAKKMGFHVTVLDPTPNCPAGQVSDAQIVGGFYDQAKLVELIRTCDVTTFELENVDVEALKPLFDQGHAIYPSPYTIALIQNKYEQKKFLDSKGIPVPTYKDVKTPSCLESLGFPVVQKAKKGGYDGRGVMVLKSKEDLKNAIQGESFLEEMVNIDKELAIIVARNLQGEVACYPVVEMLFDERVNICDSVMAPARIAPALAQEVKDIAIACVESFEGVGIFGVEMFLTKEGKILVNEIAPRPHNSAHYTIESCVTSQFEQIVRAVTGLPLGSTELIIPSVMVNLLGEEGFEGEPLLEGLPEILALDKVSFHFYGKSHTKPFRKMGHITVLDHNLDLALARALKAKDIFKVKGTKPL; the protein is encoded by the coding sequence ATGAACACACCATTAAACTATTCGCACCTCAAACTTGGCATCATTGGCGGTGGACAATTGGGCAAAATCATGTCCCAAAAAGCTAAAAAAATGGGCTTTCACGTCACCGTCCTAGACCCCACGCCCAATTGCCCCGCAGGCCAAGTTTCTGACGCACAAATTGTGGGTGGATTTTACGACCAAGCTAAACTTGTTGAGCTGATTCGCACTTGTGATGTCACCACTTTTGAGCTTGAAAATGTGGATGTAGAAGCCCTAAAGCCCCTCTTTGACCAAGGCCACGCCATCTACCCCTCCCCCTACACCATCGCCCTCATTCAAAACAAATACGAACAAAAAAAGTTCCTTGATTCCAAGGGCATTCCCGTGCCAACCTACAAAGACGTCAAGACGCCCTCTTGTTTAGAAAGCCTTGGTTTTCCTGTGGTGCAAAAGGCCAAAAAAGGCGGGTATGACGGGCGCGGCGTGATGGTGCTAAAGTCCAAAGAAGACCTTAAAAACGCCATCCAAGGCGAAAGCTTCCTTGAAGAGATGGTAAATATCGACAAAGAACTCGCCATCATCGTAGCGCGCAATCTCCAAGGCGAAGTGGCGTGTTATCCTGTAGTTGAGATGCTCTTTGACGAGCGGGTCAACATTTGTGACAGCGTCATGGCCCCTGCGCGAATTGCACCTGCGTTAGCCCAAGAGGTGAAAGACATTGCCATTGCTTGTGTGGAGTCTTTCGAGGGAGTGGGCATCTTTGGTGTAGAGATGTTTTTAACCAAAGAGGGGAAAATCTTGGTCAATGAAATCGCCCCACGGCCTCACAATTCAGCCCACTACACCATTGAATCTTGCGTCACTTCGCAGTTTGAGCAAATCGTCCGTGCGGTCACGGGCTTGCCTCTTGGCTCAACAGAGCTCATCATCCCCTCGGTTATGGTGAACCTCCTTGGGGAAGAAGGGTTTGAGGGCGAACCGCTTTTGGAAGGACTGCCAGAAATTCTTGCTCTTGATAAAGTCTCGTTTCATTTTTACGGCAAAAGCCACACCAAACCTTTTCGCAAGATGGGCCACATCACTGTGCTTGACCACAACCTAGACCTTGCGCTTGCACGCGCGCTTAAAGCTAAAGACATTTTCAAAGTGAAAGGAACTAAACCCCTATGA
- the purE gene encoding 5-(carboxyamino)imidazole ribonucleotide mutase yields MNKPLVGIIMGSDSDLPIMQAAAQMCDAFGVPYEVSVVSAHRTPEKLFSYAKSAQERGLLVIIAGAGGAAHLPGMVASLTPLPVVGVPVKTSSLDGMDSLLSIVQMPGGVPVATVAINNAKNAGILAAQMVGIKHKEVCEKIENYKKQMQEEVEAKAQNLENIGVEAYLKEMNS; encoded by the coding sequence ATGAACAAACCTCTTGTTGGAATCATCATGGGAAGCGACTCTGACCTTCCCATCATGCAAGCAGCCGCCCAGATGTGTGATGCCTTTGGCGTACCTTATGAGGTGAGTGTTGTCTCTGCCCACCGCACTCCTGAAAAATTGTTTAGCTATGCAAAAAGCGCCCAAGAGCGTGGCCTTTTGGTCATCATCGCGGGAGCCGGAGGTGCGGCGCACTTACCTGGTATGGTTGCTTCGCTCACCCCGCTTCCCGTGGTAGGTGTGCCTGTAAAAACCTCTTCTTTGGATGGTATGGATTCGTTGCTCTCCATCGTCCAAATGCCCGGAGGCGTTCCTGTGGCAACCGTTGCTATCAACAATGCAAAAAATGCGGGTATTTTAGCGGCACAAATGGTAGGCATCAAACACAAAGAAGTGTGTGAAAAAATTGAGAATTATAAAAAACAGATGCAAGAAGAAGTGGAAGCCAAAGCGCAAAACCTTGAAAACATAGGGGTTGAGGCGTACTTAAAAGAGATGAACTCCTAA